Proteins found in one Oryza glaberrima chromosome 4, OglaRS2, whole genome shotgun sequence genomic segment:
- the LOC127769996 gene encoding MEIOTIC F-BOX protein MOF-like: RSHVSKPSLVGAGSAGDRLSALPDGLLHAILSSLSTRQAVQTCVLSERWRDLWRSLPRLHLDSEDFPGSIREKWGKIRDFNTNLLMLHHAPTLDSFCLSIGSDVDHVIGQRSRDLVTWIRGGMKYCPQVLGIHVLGSNCASYELPHLGSATCRLKRLYLHSSFLRLILDSRFAEQLRAGCPVLEDLDIDSCQIEFCHIQSDTLKNLGIRGCSSREFGGLVISAPRLASLRLDIPYYTHKNGVLLNGANSLVGASVSVIPCQISPEGQATLLCGLFNVTNLELDGIQAMTMLQEKFNKFPLFDNLRTLSLGSCFSDEVDLNDKFRALARLLEMCPNLEKLTLQSCWFLRGSGTRRAKRKTRTGGLCLQNQDQMSFHCEKLKLIEIKYDDYLHYDHQLFQLMWCFWRNLKKGTIVLTKISNEFSIVSADSPSEEDSLSD, encoded by the exons CGGAGTCATGTAAGTAAACCTAGCCTCGTCGGAGCCGGATCCGCCGGCGATCGGCTGAGCGCTCTGCCGGATGGCCTCCTCCACGCCATCTtgtcctccctctccacccGGCAGGCGGTGCAGACGTGCGTGCTGTCCGAGAGGTGGAGGGATCTGTGGCGTTCCCTGCCTCGCCTCCACCTCGACAGCGAGGATTTCCCAGGCTCCATCAGGGAGAAATGGGGGAAGATACGGGATTTCAACACGAACCTGCTGATGCTTCACCATGCTCCGACCTTGGATTCGTTCTGTCTTAGCATAGGATCTGATGTGGATCACGTCATTGGCCAGCGGTCTCGAGATCTCGTTACATGGATCCGCGGGGGCATGAAGTACTGCCCGCAAGTGCTGGGCATCCATGTTCTTGGTTCAAACTGTGCTAGCTATGAACTGCCACATCTAGGCTCCGCCACCTGCCGTCTGAAGAGGTTGTACCTCCATTCTTCATTTCTCCGGTTGATTTTGGACAGCCGTTTCGCGGAGCAGCTACGTGCTGGGTGCCCTGTTCTGGAAGATTTGGATATAGACTCCTGTCAGATTGAGTTCTGTCACATTCAGTCCGATACATTGAAGAACTTGGGCATTCGAGGTTGCTCATCTCGCGAATTTGGTGGTTTGGTTATCAGTGCTCCTCGTCTTGCTTCCCTGCGCCTGGACATTCCGTACTACACCCATAAGAACGGTGTGTTGTTAAATGGGGCGAATTCTCTTGTGGGTGCTTCTGTTAGTGTAATACCTTGCCAAATCTCGCCAGAAGGTCAAGCCACGCTTCTTTGTGGCCTGTTCAATGTGACCAATTTGGAGTTGGACGGTATTCAGGCAATG ACAATGCTACAGGAGAAGTTCAATAAATTCCCGTTATTCGACAACCTGAGAACCTTGTCACTAGGCAGTTGTTTCAGTGATGAAGTTGATTTGAATGACAAATTCAGGGCTCTTGCAAGATTGTTGGAAATGTGTCCTAATTTGGAGAAGCTTACGTTGCAGAGTTGTTGG TTTTTAAGAGGTTCTGGGACTCGGAGGGCAAAGCGAAAGACCAGAACAGGTGGGCTCTGTCTCCAAAATCAGGACCAAATGTCCTTCCATTGTGAGAAATTGAAGTTGATTGAAATCAAATATGATGATTATCTTCACTATGATCACCAACTGTTTCAACTGATGTGGTGCTTCTGGAGAAACCTAAAGAAGGGTACCATCGTTCTTACTAAAATCTCTAATGAGTTTTCTATTGTTTCTGCGGATTCTCCGAGTGAGGAGGATTCTCTTTCGGATTAG
- the LOC127771888 gene encoding MEIOTIC F-BOX protein MOF-like, giving the protein MADRTTTATMIPAASSSRKRARVPTTGAGDGGGGGGEGRLGELPDELLLSILSCLTTRQAVQTSVLSRRWRHLWRSTPRFDVDLAEFARPPPSSAPWLLHGRGSTDPWERLRRFTARLLMSHAAPVLGAFRLRVATPFHRRADVESWSTFAGDLRSGCPALVDMELDRCKCFFHELSSATLRSLAMESCLWMRRPSGTNGDRTVSVVAPRLAYLRLLTFGHGDCKVFRFESGDSISEVSIRGGFNLINLFRLLRMMPNVTTLRLSGFGPTVLSARMFRKFPRPPQSDNLALG; this is encoded by the exons ATGGCCGAtcgaacgacgacggcgacgatgattccggcggcctcctcctcgaggAAGCGCGCGCGGGtccccaccaccggcgccggagacggcggcggcggcggcggcgaagggcggcTGGGGGAGCTCCCGGACGAGCTCCTCCTCAGCATCCTCTCCTGCCTCACCACGAGGCAGGCGGTGCAGACGAGCGTgctgtcgcggcggtggcgccacctCTGGCGCTCCACGCCGCGCTTCGACGTCGACCTCGCGGAGTTcgctcgtccgccgccgtcgtcggcgccgtggCTCCTCCACGGACGCGGCAGTACCGACCCGTGGGAGAGGCTCCGACGTTTCACCGCCAGGCTGCTCATGTCCCACGCCGCCCCGGTGCTCGGCGCGTTCCGCCTGCGCGTCGCCACCCCCTTCCACCGCCGCGCGGACGTCGAGAGCTGG TCCAccttcgccggcgacctccgGTCCGGCTGCCCCGCGCTGGTGGACATGGAGCTCGACCGGTGCAAGTGCTTCTTCCACGAGCTCAGCTCCGCCACGCTGCGGAGCTTGGCCATGGAGTCGTGCCTCTGGATGCGGAGACCGTCGGGCACGAATGGCGACAGGACCGTGTCCGTCGTGGCGCCTCGGCTCGCTTATCTTCGCCTGCTCACCTTCGGCCATGGCGATTGCAAGGTTTTCCGTTTCGAGAGTGGCGACTCCATCTCCGAGGTCTCGATCCGCGGAGGTTTCAACCTGATCAATCTGTTCAGGCTCCTCCGCATGATGCCCAACGTCACGACTCTCAGATTGTCAGGATTTGGTCCAACTGTGC TATCTGCGAGAATGTTCAGAAAATTTCCCAGACCTCCACAATCTGACAACCTTGCTCTTGGATAG
- the LOC127772278 gene encoding protein NRT1/ PTR FAMILY 4.3-like, translating into MDVESRASSSPPPDAAADAAVDWRGRPCEPRRHGGMRAAVFVLGIQAFEIMAIAAVGNNLITYVFGEMHFPLSQAANVVTNFVGTIFLLSLLGGFLSDSYLGCFWTMLIFGFVELSGFILLSVQAHLPQLKPPPCNMAATDGGCEQARGIKASIFFAALYLVALGSGCLKPNMIAHGADQFAAAADGGGAAAADNAKRLSTYFNSAYFSFCAGELVALTALVWVQTHSGMDVGFGISAAAMAAGLVSLVSGAAFYRNKPPQGSIFTPIARVFVAAYTKRKQICPSSSSDPVNAGVCEPAHLAGGSFRHASKFRFLDKACIRAAEQGPNTKPESPWRLCTAAEVRQAKTLLAVAPIFACTIVFNTVLAQLQTFSVQQGSAMDTALGGAGSSFRIPPASLQAIPYAMLLALVPAYELLLVPLMRRATGARSGITPLQRIGVGLCTVPLSMVAAATVERRRRDLSLSAGGAPPRAMSVLWIVPQFLVFGVSEMFTAVGLIEFFYKQARGAGMQSFLTALTYCSYAFGFYLSSVLVSLVNRVTASRGGGGHGGWLGDNDLDKDRLDLFYWMLAVLSVINFFCYLLCARWYNSGGADDGCDASASAQVAAEGDGNGKEII; encoded by the exons ATGGATGTGGAGagccgcgcgtcgtcgtcgccgccgccggatgccgccgccgatgccgccgtcgACTGGCGCGGCCGGCCGTgcgagccgcgccgccacggcggcatgcgcgccgccgtcttcgtGCTAG GGATCCAGGCGTTCGAGATCATGGCGATCGCGGCGGTGGGGAACAACCTGATAACGTACGTGTTCGGGGAGATGCACTTCCCGCTGTCGCAGGCGGCCAACGTGGTGACCAACTTCGTCGGcaccatcttcctcctctccctcctcggcgGATTCCTCTCCGACTCCTACCTCGGCTGCTTCTGGACCATGCTCATCTTCGGCTTCGTCGAGCTCTCG GGTTTTATACTTCTGTCGGTGCAAGCTCACCTGCCGCAGctgaagccgccgccgtgcaaCATGGCGGCCACGGACGGCGGCTGCGAGCAGGCAAGGGGCATCAAGGCGAGCATCTTCTTCGCCGCGCTCTACCTCGTGGCGCTCGGCAGCGGCTGCCTCAAGCCCAACATGATCGCGCACGGCGCCGACCAgttcgcggccgccgccgacggcggcggcgccgccgcggcggacaaTGCCAAGAGGCTCTCGACCTACTTCAACTCGGCCTACTTCAGCTTctgcgccggcgagctcgtcgcGCTGACGGCGCTGGTCTGGGTGCAGACGCACTCCGGGATGGACGTCGGGTTCggcatctccgccgccgccatggcggccggGCTCGTCAGCctcgtctccggcgccgccttctACCGGAACAAGCCTCCTCAGGGCAGCATCTTCACGCCCATTGCAAGG GTGTTTGTTGCCGCCTACACCAAGAGGAAGCAAATCTGCCCTTCCAGCTCCTCCGATCCCGTCAATGCCGGCGTTTGCGAGCCGgcgcacctcgccggcggcagcttCCGCCACGCCAGCAAGTTCAG GTTCTTGGACAAGGCGTGCATCAGGGCGGCGGAGCAGGGGCCGAACACGAAGCCGGAGAGCCCGTGGCGGCTGTGCACGGCGGCCGAGGTGCGGCAGGCCAAGACGCTCCTCGCCGTGGCGCCCATCTTCGCGTGCACCATCGTCTTCAACACCGTGCTGGCGCAGCTGCAGACGTTCTCGGTGCAGCAGGGGAGCGCCATGGACACcgcgctcggcggcgccggctcctCGTTCCGCATCCCGCCGGCGTCGCTGCAGGCCATCCCCTACGCCATGCTGCTGGCGCTCGTCCCGGCGTacgagctcctcctcgtcccGCTCATGAGGCGCGCCACGGGGGCGCGGTCCGGGATCACCCCGCTCCAGCGGATCGGCGTGGGCCTCTGCACCGTGCCGCTCtccatggtcgccgccgccaccgtcgagcgCAGGCGCCGCGACCTGTCCCtgtccgccggcggcgcgccgccgcgggcgatgTCCGTGCTGTGGATCGTGCCGCAGTTCCTCGTGTTCGGCGTGTCGGAGATGTTCACCGCCGTGGGGCTCATCGAGTTCTTCTACAAGCAGGCGCGCGGCGCCGGCATGCAGTCCTTCCTCACGGCGCTCACCTACTGCTCCTACGCCTTCGGCTTCTACCTCAGCTCGGTGCTCGTGTCGCTCGTGAACCGTGTCACggcgagccgcggcggcggcggccatggcgggtgGCTCGGCGACAACGACCTGGACAAGGACAGGCTGGACCTCTTCTACTGGATGCTTGCCGTGCTCAGCGTGATCAACTTCTTCTGCTACCTGCTCTGCGCGAGGTGGTACAactccggcggcgccgacgacggctgcgacgcctccgcctccgctcaGGTCGCCGCCGAaggcgacggcaacggcaagGAGAtcatctga